The following coding sequences lie in one Euhalothece natronophila Z-M001 genomic window:
- a CDS encoding HEAT repeat domain-containing protein: MTSESLIEAVEKASSPDELVKAVWALSGSQSEDAIPTLIQVLGFNNPGAAIAAVEGLVKLGDVAVPILIRDLDGYDYGARAWAIRALSRIAHPDALDILTEAAAHDFALSVRRGAAKGLGDLRWEKLPPEAQEGAQKKVLETLKQVAKKDEEWIVRYAAIVGLESLAKQALTEEIKTFLQELEKQEKDLTARSRLRLAFTNQE, from the coding sequence ATGACATCAGAATCTCTGATTGAAGCCGTTGAAAAGGCGAGTTCTCCTGATGAGTTAGTGAAAGCTGTTTGGGCGTTAAGTGGTAGCCAGTCAGAGGACGCAATTCCTACGCTGATTCAGGTGTTAGGCTTTAATAACCCTGGTGCCGCGATCGCTGCAGTAGAAGGCTTGGTAAAACTAGGGGATGTGGCTGTCCCGATTTTAATTCGAGATTTAGATGGCTATGATTATGGAGCAAGGGCGTGGGCAATTCGAGCCTTATCCAGAATTGCTCATCCTGATGCGTTAGATATTTTAACAGAAGCAGCCGCCCATGATTTTGCCCTCAGTGTCCGTCGTGGCGCGGCGAAAGGGTTGGGGGACTTACGTTGGGAAAAGTTGCCCCCAGAGGCACAAGAAGGGGCGCAGAAAAAGGTTTTGGAAACCCTTAAGCAAGTGGCAAAAAAAGATGAGGAATGGATTGTTCGGTATGCCGCAATTGTGGGGTTAGAGTCTTTAGCCAAGCAAGCGCTAACTGAAGAAATTAAGACGTTTTTACAGGAATTAGAGAAACAAGAGAAAGATTTAACTGCGCGATCGCGCCTTCGTCTAGCTTTCACGAATCAGGAATAA
- a CDS encoding aldo/keto reductase has protein sequence MNTSATAPETVSLGKNGPKVTPLGVGTWSWGDRLFWNYGKEYDQRQVQEAFQASVEAGITLFDTAEVYGTGDSEQLLGNFAKASDREIAIATKYFPLPWRVFPESVREAVSKSLERLQIESIPLYQVHTPFTFFMSQETLMKTLAEEVQKGRIQAVGVSNYSASQMREAQEHLAKYDIPLASNQVIYSLLNRKIESNGTFQTAQELGVKIIAYSPLAQGLLTGKYTGSEKPSGARALDPKFKSSGINKISPVIDNLQKLGEKYQKIPAQVALNWLITQGTIPIPGAKNANQAQQNAGALGWQLNSEDAQTLDQASQPWLTP, from the coding sequence ATGAATACTAGTGCCACTGCGCCTGAAACCGTCTCTTTAGGAAAGAATGGTCCGAAAGTAACCCCCTTGGGAGTAGGAACTTGGTCTTGGGGAGATCGCTTATTTTGGAATTACGGAAAAGAATATGATCAAAGGCAAGTCCAAGAGGCATTCCAAGCATCAGTGGAAGCTGGCATTACCCTTTTTGATACTGCAGAAGTTTATGGTACAGGAGACTCAGAACAGTTATTAGGGAACTTTGCTAAAGCCAGTGATCGAGAAATCGCGATCGCGACGAAGTATTTTCCCTTACCTTGGCGGGTTTTTCCCGAATCCGTGCGAGAAGCAGTGAGTAAAAGTTTAGAACGCCTACAAATCGAGAGCATCCCTTTATATCAAGTTCATACTCCTTTTACCTTTTTCATGAGTCAAGAAACCCTAATGAAAACCTTGGCAGAAGAAGTGCAAAAAGGGCGTATTCAAGCAGTGGGGGTGAGTAACTACTCAGCAAGTCAAATGCGCGAAGCCCAAGAACATTTAGCAAAATACGACATTCCCCTAGCGAGTAACCAAGTTATCTATTCTCTCCTCAACCGTAAAATTGAAAGTAATGGCACATTTCAAACTGCCCAAGAATTAGGGGTCAAAATTATTGCTTATAGTCCCCTAGCGCAAGGGTTACTCACAGGAAAATATACAGGTTCAGAAAAACCAAGTGGCGCTCGGGCTTTAGATCCCAAATTTAAGTCTTCTGGAATCAATAAAATTTCTCCTGTTATTGATAATTTGCAAAAATTAGGGGAAAAATACCAAAAAATACCAGCACAGGTAGCTCTAAATTGGTTAATTACTCAAGGAACCATTCCCATTCCAGGGGCAAAAAATGCCAACCAAGCCCAACAAAATGCGGGGGCCTTAGGTTGGCAACTCAATTCCGAAGACGCTCAAACTTTAGATCAAGCAAGTCAACCGTGGTTGACCCCTTAA
- a CDS encoding cytochrome ubiquinol oxidase subunit I, giving the protein MEFLSDSVSLSRMQFAVTAIFHMLWPVLTTGMSIYLVVVEGLWLKTRNPDYYYHARFWSKLYVLNFGIGVASGVPMEFQFGTNWAPFSEAVGDFFGSILGFEASMAFMLEAGFLGIMLFGWGRVPGVMHYIATIMVAFGANLSTFWILAANSWLQTPAGGELVDGKFVVSDYFQAIFNPFMVNSVLHMFFATLETSLFVIGGISAWYILNRNQRYQEFFTRSFKIVLACAIAVAPLQLYIGHLSGEQVYKQQPTKMAAMEAQWETAPSGQPADWSLVAIPNSKAEQNDWEISIPNGLGYILEFKKDLSEPVQGLKEWKPEDRPGMVGLIYYSFRIMVGIGFLLVGLMAFTVIQWLRGKLATVEIANQKWLLIGWMFAAPLGYIAIESGWIVRCVGRQPWTMYEEIRTVDAASNLPPQEILTSLLGFTGVYTLLFISALYFGSRIIRQGPNFDLPLPQGSITATPVEPTPDRRPVEN; this is encoded by the coding sequence ATGGAGTTTTTATCAGATTCGGTTTCACTATCGCGGATGCAGTTTGCTGTAACTGCAATTTTTCATATGTTGTGGCCGGTTTTAACCACTGGTATGTCAATTTATTTAGTCGTGGTAGAGGGATTATGGCTCAAAACCCGTAATCCTGATTACTACTATCATGCCCGTTTTTGGTCAAAGCTATATGTTTTGAATTTTGGAATTGGGGTTGCTAGTGGCGTTCCCATGGAATTCCAATTTGGGACGAATTGGGCTCCATTTTCGGAAGCTGTGGGAGACTTTTTTGGTAGTATTCTTGGGTTTGAGGCTTCCATGGCGTTTATGTTAGAAGCAGGATTCTTGGGAATTATGCTCTTTGGTTGGGGGCGTGTTCCTGGGGTGATGCACTATATTGCGACGATTATGGTTGCCTTTGGGGCAAATTTATCGACTTTTTGGATTTTGGCGGCAAATTCTTGGTTACAAACCCCAGCTGGTGGGGAATTAGTAGATGGCAAGTTTGTTGTCTCTGACTATTTCCAAGCTATTTTTAATCCCTTCATGGTAAATAGTGTTCTCCATATGTTTTTTGCCACCTTGGAAACTTCTTTATTTGTGATTGGGGGAATTAGTGCTTGGTATATTTTGAATCGGAATCAACGCTATCAAGAGTTTTTCACTCGTTCGTTTAAGATTGTTCTTGCCTGCGCGATCGCAGTTGCCCCGCTACAACTCTACATTGGACATCTTAGTGGCGAACAAGTTTATAAACAACAGCCTACGAAAATGGCTGCGATGGAAGCACAATGGGAAACTGCCCCGAGTGGACAACCAGCAGATTGGAGTTTAGTGGCAATTCCCAACTCGAAAGCAGAACAAAATGACTGGGAAATTTCCATTCCCAATGGTTTAGGCTACATTCTAGAGTTTAAGAAAGACTTATCTGAACCGGTACAAGGCTTAAAAGAATGGAAACCCGAAGATCGTCCCGGAATGGTGGGGTTAATTTACTATTCTTTTCGGATTATGGTAGGAATTGGTTTCCTACTGGTGGGATTAATGGCATTTACGGTGATCCAATGGCTACGAGGAAAACTGGCAACAGTAGAAATTGCCAACCAAAAATGGTTACTGATTGGTTGGATGTTTGCTGCGCCATTAGGGTATATTGCGATTGAGTCAGGTTGGATTGTCCGCTGTGTAGGGAGACAGCCTTGGACGATGTACGAAGAAATTCGCACCGTTGATGCGGCTTCTAATCTACCCCCCCAAGAAATTTTGACTTCTTTATTAGGGTTTACAGGGGTTTATACTCTCTTGTTTATTTCTGCCCTCTATTTTGGTAGTCGCATTATTCGTCAAGGTCCTAATTTTGATTTACCGCTTCCACAAGGCTCTATAACCGCGACTCCTGTTGAACCGACTCCAGATCGCCGCCCTGTAGAGAATTGA
- a CDS encoding bacteriohemerythrin: MQTPQWSKEYETGFPVIDQQHKEMFGLVGELQQAMVKPNQEAEIKSLIEQLLQDTVNHFALEEGLMLEHDYPSYEEHKQIHDRLTRKIQKVLHSIETEKDTSIINTELSHFLHQWLVHHIQGQDQKMIQFFREQNIRDAIPTYV; this comes from the coding sequence ATGCAAACTCCTCAGTGGTCTAAAGAATACGAAACTGGTTTTCCTGTAATTGATCAGCAACATAAAGAAATGTTTGGGTTGGTTGGGGAATTGCAACAAGCAATGGTAAAACCTAATCAGGAAGCTGAAATTAAAAGCCTAATCGAACAGCTACTTCAAGATACCGTAAATCACTTTGCTCTAGAAGAAGGATTAATGCTAGAGCATGACTACCCCTCTTATGAGGAACATAAACAAATCCATGATCGCTTAACTCGCAAAATTCAAAAAGTTCTTCACAGCATTGAAACAGAGAAAGACACAAGTATCATTAATACTGAACTTTCCCACTTTCTTCATCAATGGTTGGTTCACCACATCCAAGGACAAGACCAGAAAATGATTCAATTCTTTCGAGAACAAAATATCCGTGATGCAATTCCCACTTATGTTTAG
- a CDS encoding SDR family oxidoreductase, which translates to MNGKVIVIVGATGGIGSTLTHELAETGANLVLVARDSARLSALVSQLSVTEKVLNIPADITRPDQVQTLMEKTIAQFGQIDVLVNAAGAGILKPHAKVEPSDLDTMLDLNLKGSFYTSQAAAEVMRKQKSGHICNIVGILGKHPMAMGSAYCASKFGAVGFSKCMAEELKRYGVKMTLFYFGGVNTPFWDQAGLKVDRDKMLSADTAAQAILFAIQAEPHAVPTEINIQPDNHLFF; encoded by the coding sequence ATGAACGGCAAAGTTATTGTTATCGTTGGTGCAACCGGTGGCATTGGTTCTACTCTCACCCATGAGCTTGCAGAAACCGGAGCAAATTTAGTCTTAGTCGCTAGAGATAGTGCGCGTTTATCGGCGTTAGTATCTCAACTATCGGTAACGGAGAAAGTTTTAAATATTCCCGCTGATATTACCAGGCCTGATCAAGTGCAGACATTAATGGAAAAAACCATCGCGCAGTTTGGGCAAATTGATGTTTTAGTTAATGCAGCTGGTGCGGGTATTCTCAAGCCCCATGCCAAAGTTGAACCCAGTGATCTTGATACCATGCTTGATCTCAACCTCAAAGGAAGTTTTTATACCTCCCAAGCAGCCGCAGAAGTAATGCGGAAACAAAAATCTGGACACATCTGTAACATTGTGGGGATTTTAGGAAAACATCCCATGGCGATGGGCAGTGCTTATTGTGCCTCTAAATTTGGAGCAGTAGGTTTCAGTAAATGTATGGCAGAAGAATTAAAACGTTATGGGGTAAAAATGACCTTATTTTACTTCGGTGGTGTTAATACTCCCTTTTGGGATCAAGCAGGTTTAAAAGTAGATCGAGATAAAATGCTGAGTGCAGATACTGCAGCCCAAGCAATCTTATTTGCAATTCAAGCAGAACCCCATGCCGTGCCAACAGAAATTAATATCCAACCTGATAATCATTTATTTTTCTAG